The region ctccctctcccccctccctccctgcctccctttatTTCAGAAATATGAGCTGGTATTTTACAAAtgcagtaacttttttttttttactcgtgtcATTTTAAGTGGAGGTAAAGAACGtcaactttttttataatttgatatcCCCTAATTAGTAAAAGTTTTTAATACGTCATTTATTTACCAAATATTTATGTTGTAAGTTTTGTGTGCTGTACTTTTAGTAAATTGATATTCCATTTGGTAAAGTCACACTGCTAATTCACTTTTAACTATTCTATGTAAAATGgattatatcattttcaatatgGTAGAAAAGATTTAAAAGTTAAATCAGTTTTCAATCACTGAGAGAAAGTGCTACTCttgaaaaaattacatatacatagattaacTGGACTTCACATTGTTCTTActgatatgattttaaaaatatattttgagacTCGAAAACCTATTTATTGCCTTGCACTGCTTGACATGGATATTTTATTGCATTAGCATCACTGCTAAATAAAATTACAGGCCTTAATTAACTTCTTTATAACTATCAGTTCACAAATAAccatatgaaaaaagagaaaaattgtgAACAAAGTTTTAGTCTCTTGATCAATTTTATGTTGCTGTTATTTGTAGTACAATGGGAAAACTAAAATATGTCAGGTAAAACAAATTATGATTTTTGTGCAGCTAATTACATAATTAGATACTATTAAATTGtataaacagcacacacacacacacacacacacacacacacacacacacacacacacacacacacacacacacacacacacacacacacaccaacaccacccacacaccacacaccacaccacacacacaactcacacaccacacacacacacaccacacacacacacacacacacacacacatctccctcacacacacactacacacccaccacacaatctCACAACCTACAACATCTCAcatctcacaccacaccacaccacaatctCACCAtctcaacccacacacaacaatctttgcacacatacacaacaacacaatcttCACAACACACATCTCTCAACACACACCTTATTCAACACACATATCTACAACATACTACCACATCAATCTTCACCACTAACATACACAAcaaatcttcacacacacacacataccacaatcacacacaacaacacgacaTCATTCTTTCTACATTGCATATTATGAAACAAATCAACAAGCACTATCAATAAATTACTATATGTCCACACTTAGATGATACACCTTTAACAAACAGAATTCACGACATAGCCTAATTACTGAAGTGATACACATACATTCAGATACCGTTCGAagatatctttgtttttttttgttctgtaaacCACAGAACCTAATATTTTCTTCTCACTAGCCAAAAGTATTCTTATATGAAAAGTATTATGAACTGCCTCTTAAAGACACATCTTTACAACtgaattataaatgaatatacttaAACACAGAGATAATAAGGTTTCAGAAACAGATCAGGTAGAACATAGGAACCAGTTAAGGGCTTCTTGTTACGACTCCCCGGCTTATGAGATGGAGACAGACACAATACCAGGAATaacccctaccttgggcctcagccctcgactaaACTAATTTTACAcagccttctcttcttttcttactcttctccaaccccttctgcTAACCACTTCTTAAGGTGTAAGAGCCATGTtggaaggatgaaaggctgactttgtggcAGTCATGAACGGCCTAGGAGAGTCATGGGCATAGTATTCCTGTTTAGTTGTATAACCCTACCCTTCAAAGGACTCTGAGGGGAGGACCATTTCtctccccaatatatatatatatatatatatatatatatatatatatatatatatatatatatatatatatatatatatatatatatataatattattttttttttttttttttccctcacacacAATTATTcctgccctgtcctacaaggacgttggcgatcatggatttccatgattttcttggcaatttagagcggtggtttgccgttgccttccgcccagtgtttttatcgagtcaccatctctatttacccggttctgggaccagcactgaattcggctggcttgcccacccagcggctaggcaagcttacccctttatcaactagccccATTGATTTTAATATCCCTGGGTCCCTGACCCTCTTCTTTGACCATGCCTACAAGCACTTTTACTACTCCTTCCTCAATGCCTAATGCCCACTCTACTACTACACTCAATGCCACTCCCTCTTCTATGTCAAGGAGTACTACTACACTCAACACCACTCCCTCTTCTATGTCAAGGAGTGCAAATCTTTTGAGTACTCTAAATAGCCCAACCAAATGGGGTCAATTTTTTGTGATCCCCCTACAACCCCTTACTCTAACAACACTCCaacaatgcctccaaaaacaagtaggcaaagtttctttCTGCATCGCCCCAATCATTcctgccttgtcacagttacatctgaatcccaagctaaagcatAATCAACCCTGACTGACTTAACTGGCAAACCCATTCCAGTCcagcctcatccctccctcaatacttgtaTTGGAACTGTTTCCACCCCCTAAAAAAACTGCCCTGTCTACAAGAATttgtcagattgtggagaagacttactcaccTGCCTTGTGGACTTGTTTCACAGACCTCCTCGACTAAATCCACTTCAGAAACTCCCAAAAACATTCAAAACAaatcatgacccaagataacatACCTACACCTCATCTAACCTTAGATCTCTCTGCCCCCATTCCTACACTCGAAGTAACTGCCaacttccatcctcctcctatttATGCTCCCAAAATtgcaatatgtatgtatctgtatatgtgtatgaatatgtaaatgttgttgatgagtgtgtgtgtgtgtgtgttgagtgtgagtgagagagagagagagagagagagagagagagagagagagagagagagagagagaggagagagtgagtgagtgagtgagtgagtgagtgagtgagagagagagagagagagagagagagagagagagaagagagagagagagagagagaggagtgtgagtgtgagtgtgagtgtgagtggttgagtgtgagtgtgagtgttgagtgtgagtgtgagtgtgtgtgtgtgtgtgtgtgtgtgtggtgtgtgtgtgtgttgaacctaccattaaaaagaaataatattatatatatatgtatatatatatgtatatatatatacatatattatatatatatgtatatatatagtatatatgaattttgtatatatatgtatatattatgtatatatatgtatatataatgtatatatatatgtataatatatgtatattatatgtatatatatgtatattatatatgtatatatatatgtatatatatgtatatatatatgtatatatatgtatatatatattgtatatgtatgtatattatatatatatatatatatatatatatatattatatatattatatatatatatatatatatatatgccatgctGTGCTGTTCAGTGGTCAGATGCAGATCAGATTCAGATCagatggatcttgagtgtttcgcataacccttatagctacaggactccccagaactcccttggggccacttatAGCAGGCTCCTTCAAATACTCTGCTATTGCCATAGATATAACATTATtaacttgtaaatatatattgaatacagtAACACTGgcctctacataccaaacctttgctagacatgacagcAAACacaacatccgcaggccttcccctTGTGATGTTGCCCCGTAtacacatcctctcctccacacctcggagtacatcgcaacccttgtcaATTTCTTTGttcaacctgtataaaagagggttgcctgcgagtgacagacagacagcctacagcacactgactggactgaacctctgtctgtcagttgtaccattctcaCTCTACaattaaaaaggcaaaaagagaatgagaagtctgtttcaccttgctgctacccaagatttccgcatcgtgccagacgcgacttgtctgcactttACCACTCATTGGCCATCATTACAACCACATTACACAGattaccaaaaggggaaaaatgatgtGGAATCTTGCCTAAAACTGGTATAACTTGCCAAGTTTCAAAGTACTTTATAATCATAGATCGTCAAGAAATGCATTTAAAAGCAAATAAGCTTCAAAGTTTTGCAAGACACGATAACCAAAATGAGATCTTTAAAAGGATCTGAACATGAAGCCTGTTACACTAAACCAAAATGtagaaaaacattttattttactctttaagTGATAGGAGGAAACCATTGATGCATGAATAGAATAATTGCTCCTCTGTGCAGAGTAGTTTTCTACTGTCACTGGTCCTATGAGATCATTCTGTATCACACCACTTATTTCCCCACACACCTGAACTGTGCAAAAGCTCAACTTGGCAAGACTTACTCATttgactatatacatacacataaacatggaatttattttgtatttagttATCCATATTCTGGTGTGCTGGTAGGGTACCTAAATCATATAGTGGCGTTGCAGATTCCTCGGCAATGAGACACCATTGGCAATACCAGTAGGATCCATATCAAGAAGCCAAATTGTGAAAGGAATGAAGTAATTGCAGTACTTTGTCCACATACGTTTCTTCCTAGTATATTTTCAAACATGTTGATAGTACAGTTTCAACTACATAATGGCTTTGTGTAGAGAGCAACTATGTTATATTTTGAacaatattttagattttataagGAAATGATATTTTGACAGTTGAATGATAACTGAATCATTAGAGGGCTACCAAGACTGGCAGTTAAACGATGTCTCTCACAGAGTGAGTAGTATCACAGAGTAGTATCCATTAGATCAAGTAATCAATTCTACATACTATAATAAATCATACTAATTTCAAAGGCAGTCCTCAGGCACCACTTTGTTACAAGATTAACAATGTTAACAAggaatatctatatttaataataaaatatacacaaccaAAATTGTCAGTATTTCGAAAGTCAGTGAccctcaatttcattttttttctaataatatggAAGTCAGACTTCAGTCAGAAGAGCAACTACAACTTTAAGACATTCCTATCTAAGCTTTTCAAAAATCTCAGTGTAGTACAATAGCCTATCTCTATGTGTCTCAATTATCAGGCTACCAAGATTGAGTATCCACTTGTAAGTCGTTGGACAGGAATTCCAAGCTTCAACACGATTTTTATGTGTCCAGTTGGCCCTCCAGATATTCCTGTGAGGCTGTGGTATCAAAAGCTTCTGTTCTGATTTGTCCAACATGGGATTTTCCAGATCTATGTTACTCTTGGAATGTGTTTTGGAATTAGagcttttattattcttattgttcttatctTTATGGTCCAGCAGAGTCTGAGGTTGCAGAATGAGGTTAGAGCCATACTTCGCCAATTTTGCTTGGACATTTTCCAGATCAGCTGCCCAGTTTATTTTCTGTGTCTTGAAAGTCTTCCTCTGCAGTCTCCTGCCAATCTGGCATGCGAAAGAAGAGTTGAGTATCATAAGTAATTTGGAAGAACAAcattggtaaaaaagaaaagtcacCATACAGCCAAAGACTTTTATATAtttcaagaaaacgaaaaaagaacagAGTGTGGGAGAGAATGGagcgagatagaaaaagaagagaagcatatagacacagagaaagagaacagcacactgagataaggagaaagagagagactataaAATGCAAAATTCTTACCTTAACTAACTGTTGAATGGATTTATCTTTGTCATCCTTAAATGTCCCCAAGAAATGGCTCACAATATCCATAAGAGGATTCCTAGACATCCTTAAGACAGTGTTCTGATCTATCATATCTTCCAAGGGCTTTCCCTGGAAGTCTAAAAACTTCTCTATTATCTTGTAAGCAGCTTCATTATGGcctgaagaaagaaaacaaaaagtatgtACATAACTTCAAAAACATTGCTAGTGATGGATAAATCATTCACTGTAAAATGACATACATTGAATGtatcataaaataatacatatctaaCTAAACAGCCTTTTATTTACCATAGTTTGTAGTAGTTTTTGGTGTTCTCCAAAGCCCTTCTTCCCAATAAAACTGAGAAAGAATCTTGGCATTGACACCTCCAGTGCCAAATGACTGGAAATGGTGTGCAAATACTGCATTTACTTGGCCACAAAACCACACCAGAGAATGCATGTGCCTGAAATTGGATTCAAATTAAACAATCTTGGATTTTCCACACTGATTTATGACACACTTCATGCTTTGTTTATTCATAACACATGTTATGACACACTGGAAAGGTAAAGTTAATAGTTACCATCAatcatgtttttataataatcatttaaataaTCATTACACAAGATGGACCCTATAGGataacacaaaacataaataaccCTCAGCATAAGAATGATGGATCGTATCACTAAACTTAAATTGGCTAATGACGAATATttctctactatataatataacgaAATCAAAACCTTCCATTCCCTGTCATAAGTGGTGGAGAAAATTTGTTTAGAATATATCAGTGTTGTTACACTTActgatatttctataaatatcaaattgtatttcattattaacGGGACCTCtactattattggttttgttttgttttatatatatatatttttttcaatctttgACCTCTCTAATAATTCATAAAAGATCAAGACAAAAAGTAAGTTTGatgcggcatatatatatatatatatatataaaattttatatatatatatatatttatatatatctatatatatatatatataatatatgtatatatatgtggatatgtatatatatgtggatatgtatgtatagatatgatatgatagatatgatatataaaatatagtatataatatatatgtatattatatattttatatatatatatataatatatatatattaagtatatatatatacatgatataatatctaataatatatatatctataatatatatataatatatatatatatagatatataattatatatatatattatctatatatatatattatataatattatatatataaatataaataactatatttattatatttacataactaaaaccatatatccatatatccatatatccatatatacatacatacatacgtatatacatacatacacacacacacacacacacacacacacacacacgtgtgtgtgtgagcgggtgtgcttgtgggtgtgcatgagtgtgagcttgtgtgtggatgtgtgtgtaggggCATTTACTTAATTAAAGGCTGACATGCAGCTGGGTAGTATGAACATTATTAATGCTAATATAAGAAATGGGTTGtacatgaaacaaaaataaattttgcttttatcttatggatttttttccccaagaaataATCTACATACCCTCATGTTGTTCATCTTGTGCAAAAGTATCACATGgaaattttgaattatattacAATGTAAAAACCTATTTTATAGTTACTTCCATGTCACAGGCAATTctgttgtttccattttttttttctcataacaaAATTCAGAAATATATGTGGAGTTGGAGTTGTTAAAATAAGCAGGAATCCAGTCCTATACTTGGTTAAGAttaaatattcatgaatataCCACCGATAAGTAAGTATATGGTCTGTTGACTTATTTTGAAGCAGGAGAACAATCTTTGGTATTATCATTGAAAATGGCTAAATGATAAGGATATCTTCCCTAGACTTAGTGtcaggtcttttttttcttactttgtgtTTAAGGGGTTAGTTGAGAgtctaatgataagaaaaaaaaatattattaaataatcaaATTACTTTTACTCTCTtccaaacaaaaatcaaatcaatAAACTCATATTAACTAACAAGACTGATCACTCCATAACAATAAAGAATTACCTTTCCCACTCCTCCCAGGAAAAGAGCTGTGTCCAGGCAGGTTTGTCCTTATGGTGTTCATTCATAATCTTTGCTGCTTGTGACAGCCTTACTTCTTGAAAGCCATCAAGGCCACAGCACAGCTTCACAATGGAAATTACAGAAGCCATGGCAATCGCTTCCAAGTCGGGGACACGCAAGCAGAAACTGTGGTCGATTTTGCACCTGCTGTGATGTACTAGGTCTTTGGCCATGGAGCTCACAGCCTCTGCAAGATGGAGGCAGAATATAGCTGTGACTCTATGAAGTTGAGCTGATGATGGTAAACAGAAGAGGTGGACCTTTCTTTATACTAGTTATTCTCTATATCAATTCTAATGTATACATGACCATAAACAGTAAATCAATCTTACTCCATGGTTCTACAACTGTCTCTAATGAGACACTGGCATTGTGCAGGAAATGAATGAGTAATATTGTCTCTCTCTCAGAGATAAATCTTGGAATTCGTATTAGACAATAGTCACCTGGACTATTTTCACAAGCAGCTGCATGAGGAATTCTTAGTAATGAAAAATCTTTATTCTAACCAAGTAAAGAAGAAGTGTGGGTTGGCAGAGAGGAACTATTGAAGGAAATATTAGACTAAAATTAATGGCACAGACAATTAACCCATTGATGATGGGAGACATATCACTTCATGAAGAATAATCACAGACACTGGGTGATGCCACATCACATAAAGTCTATATCCCAATCACTGTGATGATGTCTTGCATGCATTACCACAAGCTGGACAACTGGCAAGGCATTTAGCACCACACACTAATAAATGCCCCTACTCACCCAAATATATGTGGACATTTAAATATACTATCTTTCATCacaattttttctcattttcttcattttaacttagtaattatcatataatcatacaaGCAAAAAACCTGTTAACAGACATAAAACAAGAAACACCCACTTTACATGAACTTCAATACCACATAGTCCAATAATCTGAATTCCTCACCTGGCAACCGAAGGATGTCCACAATCCTCTCAATGATGAGATCCTCCCTAGGGAGTGGTATGTACTGGACTGAAAGGAAGGCAGCCATCTTCCCTGCAACTTCTTGAATCGCATCAGCCGTGGGGACAAGCACCTTCCTGAACACTGCCATGTCTTCTCGGATCATTTTCATGTCCTGCTTCAGTAGGTTCTGCGCTGACACATAGGGGATGTGGCCTTCTCGGCACCATCTGTGGGAAGAGGTGAGGTCCCTGGTGAAGCTGGTTGGTAATTTTGCTAAATAAGTAGAGAATATACTGTCATATGGTAAATGCTTGCTCTGcctaatggttaaaagcaaattATTCTATTACAATTTCAGCTCATGAATCCCAAAGCTCTTATCAGGAACAAGATACAAGTTGCATATAGAGTGAGCATCTTACAAGCTCTACCTCACCTGATAATATCCATCAACAAAATCTCCTCCTCCGAAAGAAGGATGGCAAGATACAGCAGACCCAAGAGCTTCTTGTAATTCAGATGGAAGGGCATT is a window of Penaeus monodon isolate SGIC_2016 chromosome 36, NSTDA_Pmon_1, whole genome shotgun sequence DNA encoding:
- the LOC119595617 gene encoding uncharacterized protein LOC119595617, whose amino-acid sequence is MSNTCRTCGGSSFTVECAVKMCDQCGTEQTHYTEYMSQEMFTEVDRSRYASQIADERDDADSVDSKPKEALQNDWTSYEAFNIVLFEWTQALRASGASKDFQEMVFRLWVTYLQRMEVAFMPLEENKEFKPKATIIENIRDVQLIHSGQEQVVSGSSRRQQKTPKKKEESLDKLKKKVETRKLRKVNENALSKYLTLELSKSIIEMAEESSDSEPGISDINGSKRGIKRKNKSAPSNITGDDTLECSLDNQNSYLCAMSISNARCKIATSKSPYRTPVLCRNSFISKHVSKYQKEKDLQDENANDTDKAHAAASKSFQVTKYYIQGRMPFHLNYKKLLGLLYLAILLSEEEILLMDIIRWCREGHIPYVSAQNLLKQDMKMIREDMAVFRKVLVPTADAIQEVAGKMAAFLSVQYIPLPREDLIIERIVDILRLPEAVSSMAKDLVHHSRCKIDHSFCLRVPDLEAIAMASVISIVKLCCGLDGFQEVRLSQAAKIMNEHHKDKPAWTQLFSWEEWERHMHSLVWFCGQVNAVFAHHFQSFGTGGVNAKILSQFYWEEGLWRTPKTTTNYGHNEAAYKIIEKFLDFQGKPLEDMIDQNTVLRMSRNPLMDIVSHFLGTFKDDKDKSIQQLVKIGRRLQRKTFKTQKINWAADLENVQAKLAKYGSNLILQPQTLLDHKDKNNKNNKSSNSKTHSKSNIDLENPMLDKSEQKLLIPQPHRNIWRANWTHKNRVEAWNSCPTTYKWILNLGSLIIETHRDRLLYYTEIFEKLR